TGTGATTTTCGGTGCATCACTTTTGTATGATGAAACAACAGCTTCATTTAAATGGTTGTTTGAAACTTTTTTGGAGgcacacaaaaacaaaaggcCTCTGACTGTCTTTACCGATCAAGATCAAGCTATGGCAAAAGCTTTGCACGAGGTAATGCCAGATACATTTCATGGATTATGCACATGGCACTTAATGCAAAATGGAATCAAACACTTGGGAAATCTTATGAAGGAAGGATCGTGTTTCTTGACAGATTTTAAAAGGTGTATGTATGGCTTTGAGGATGAGGCCAAGTTTGAGGAGGCTTGGAGTAACTTATTGACACAGTTTAATCTCCACGACAACACGTGGTTGAAACATATGTACAACGTGAAGGAGAAATGGGCATGTTGCTATATAAAAGCCTTCACCCTTGGTATGAGAAGCACACAACTTAGTGAAAGTGTCAATTCTACTATCAAGAATTGTACCATGCCAACCTTAAACATTGCAcaattttttaagaattttgagCGTGTCGTGGAGGATAAACGGTATAACGAACTAAAGTGTGATTTTGAGGCACGCCAAAAATTGCCTAGGTTGAGGTTGGAGAGTTCTCCCATGTTACAACAACTTTCTAagatttatactccatccgttttTGATCTGTTTCAGAATGAGTTCATCTTGTTTGCAGCTGCATATATAGAGCATAAAGATGAGTCAGGATCATTATTCGAATATGTCATCAAACTAATCAATCATGATGGAGAATGGAGGGTGACCTATGATCCTAATACAAAGATGATTCATTGTAGTTGCCGAAGGTTTGAGATGATAGGATTGATATGTTGTCATTCTGTGAAAGTGTTTGATGTGTTAGACGTGAAGTTGCTTCCGGAGAATTACATTCTTAAAAGATGGACAAGAGAAGCTAGAGCTGGTGTAGTGCACGACTATGTAGGCAATGAAGTTgaagaaaattctaaattgcAAAGTGCTGAGCGGTATAGGAGACTATGTCAAATGCTTATAAGGTTGGCTAATGAAGCTTCTGTTCACCAATCAACCTTCTCCTTGGTGCATGAAACGATGTCTGATCTCTATAAAAAGGTAATGGAAATGCGTTCAAAAGAAGATGACCAAGAAAATAGGAACAATGCGAAGATTTCCCCAGTTGTTTCTCATATGATGGTATCAAAAGGATTCAAGAAAAAGGTTGGTTCAAAAGGTTCGAAACGATTGAAGAGTTGGGTAGAACTTCAATCAAAACGAAGAAAACCAAATCACAAAGCACAAGTAAGTAGAATTATTATACTGCTATAGATTCGAAAATGAGTTAGctaattacatattttgtaATAATTGTAGGTTGTTGGAGCACAAAATTCATTGCATGTTGCAAGTCCAACACTTCCAACATCTAATGCATGCCTTGAAAGGACTGGAAATTATTTAAGTTTCACTGAATTGTTAACGGTATGACTCTACTTATACTACAGCTTTTAGGTGTAATTTGttgcaatttatatttttctattttttaatgtaggCACCATTAGATCAAACCTTATATTCTGTTGATGGAACAAATTCCAGCATAACAAGCAGAACAAGCAGCTTAAGTCCAAGATGGTACCCTCTTTTATTCTTTGTTATTAGTTGTGCCCCTCTATaaactatatcttttcttCTTAGCATGCACATGTTTAGTTGATCCAATTATTCGATGCAGCATTGAATGGAGCTCTGGAGGCATATCTAGCATCAACTATCAAGATCAAGATCATTGAAATTCATGCTTGTACTTTTTGATATAATAGATATCTCATgcatttgaatatatattttgatgtaaGCATCTCTTGAAGTGCTGAATTATAATTGTTATATCTAATGTTAACtatgaatggagtattaatgtTTTAAACATCTACTCTGTTTGGATTATTTCAGTCTGACGTATTAGAGAAATGGGAGAAGACTTActttagaaatgaaaaattagagAACTGACTTGTTTGTTCCATGGACGTATGTATTTCGTATGCCAAaccatatttcatattttataaatgaaattgggaaatatatattattatcgaacatggaataattaatttttactattatttgtttttatattattggcTTTGGGCAGGACTTATGAAACAGATATTGCAGGTTTCTAAATAAATCTCAAGTAAATTACTTCCCTTGGTCTTTTCTTCAAGCACTTGGTATGCATTACCTGGAACACTTGGTTTTATTTGCAAGCGTACATACTCCATTGCCT
The genomic region above belongs to Salvia hispanica cultivar TCC Black 2014 chromosome 3, UniMelb_Shisp_WGS_1.0, whole genome shotgun sequence and contains:
- the LOC125210148 gene encoding protein FAR1-RELATED SEQUENCE 5-like — its product is MNTSPDIDLKPKVGMEFDSLDDAWMFWVQYGGKAGFGVRKHYFNKCKKTGRTTSYKYVCCKEGVRQEDKRDSLRKNPRLETRTNCKVRLGVTYVNGVYKVNEFIEEHNHPLHLPETVHMLSSQRRITEVQAHEIDLADDVGLNQKSSFNLMSRQAGGRDGIGYTILDAKNYLRTKRQRSMVYGEVGCLMKYFQDQLSKNPSFYHANQMDMEEQITNVFWADARMLIDYEYFGDVVSLDTTYCTNRDNRPLAVFSGFNHHRRAVIFGASLLYDETTASFKWLFETFLEAHKNKRPLTVFTDQDQAMAKALHEVMPDTFHGLCTWHLMQNGIKHLGNLMKEGSCFLTDFKRCMYGFEDEAKFEEAWSNLLTQFNLHDNTWLKHMYNVKEKWACCYIKAFTLGMRSTQLSESVNSTIKNCTMPTLNIAQFFKNFERVVEDKRYNELKCDFEARQKLPRLRLESSPMLQQLSKIYTPSVFDLFQNEFILFAAAYIEHKDESGSLFEYVIKLINHDGEWRVTYDPNTKMIHCSCRRFEMIGLICCHSVKVFDVLDVKLLPENYILKRWTREARAGVVHDYVGNEVEENSKLQSAERYRRLCQMLIRLANEASVHQSTFSLVHETMSDLYKKVMEMRSKEDDQENRNNAKISPVVSHMMVSKGFKKKVVGAQNSLHVASPTLPTSNACLERTGNYLSFTELLTAPLDQTLYSVDGTNSSITSRTSSLSPRCIEWSSGGISSINYQDQDH